A genome region from Campylobacter concisus includes the following:
- a CDS encoding TetR/AcrR family transcriptional regulator codes for MAISEKGKKRYELIVKTALELFLEKGYEKTSLSDIVAISGGSLSSIYTFFENKEGLFEAIVEQEIDSLIKEIDEKIDLKISHSLEEFLTKFATIIFSITCSKRHISLGRIMMSEGSKNGGKLGKTFLDQILKKIDLVLINFFERDEIKAKLDPKFSAKFAAKYFIQSVIGAYYYDSLLINEEPKLSEKERKKHISLCVELFLNGVSKK; via the coding sequence ATGGCGATCTCAGAAAAGGGTAAAAAAAGATACGAACTTATCGTAAAAACAGCACTTGAGCTATTTTTAGAAAAAGGATACGAAAAGACAAGCTTAAGTGACATCGTAGCGATAAGTGGCGGATCGCTTTCTAGTATTTACACGTTTTTTGAGAACAAAGAGGGGCTTTTTGAGGCGATCGTTGAGCAAGAGATAGATAGCCTTATAAAAGAGATCGATGAGAAAATAGATCTTAAAATTTCTCACAGCTTGGAGGAATTTTTAACCAAATTTGCAACCATAATATTTTCTATTACTTGCAGCAAAAGGCATATCTCCCTTGGTAGGATAATGATGAGTGAGGGTTCTAAAAATGGTGGCAAACTTGGTAAGACGTTTTTGGATCAAATTTTAAAAAAGATCGATCTTGTGCTTATAAATTTCTTTGAAAGAGATGAGATAAAAGCCAAACTTGATCCAAAATTTTCAGCCAAATTTGCTGCAAAGTACTTTATACAAAGCGTGATAGGAGCTTATTACTACGATTCGCTTTTGATAAATGAAGAACCAAAGCTTAGTGAAAAAGAGCGTAAAAAGCATATTAGCTTGTGTGTTGAGTTGTTTTTGAATGGAGTTAGTAAAAAATAA
- a CDS encoding efflux RND transporter periplasmic adaptor subunit translates to MANFKSALVLSVAVLFLSGCFENKENKAAAGRQMPLSHVDIFTAQKTDIPISFDYTATVTSSQDVIIYPKVGGTIIKQFFKPGSKVKAGDKLFLIDPEKYQASFDSLDASVGVANANLKNAETEFKRISALYKKNAVSQKDYDAAVAAYDIANANLVSAKANLKNAKIDLGYTTITAPFDGVVGDNQVDVGSLVVANQTKLVRLTKINPIEAEFYIADVDNLTRKTNLDNGSWQQLNSDAVLSVNGENFNGKVNFIDNVVNTATGSVLAKASFDNSEGKILPGAFGHIKMSGFVQKNAFNIPQVALQQSATNTYVLVVKDGKVSQKNVKIGYQTKNMVAVTEGLEEGDKIIVNNFLKIGVGAPVETDKDLSAEFINGKDANATSSK, encoded by the coding sequence ATGGCAAATTTTAAAAGTGCTCTTGTGCTTTCGGTTGCAGTTTTATTTCTAAGTGGTTGTTTTGAAAATAAAGAGAATAAAGCGGCAGCAGGTCGCCAGATGCCACTATCTCACGTGGATATTTTTACCGCACAAAAAACAGACATACCTATTAGTTTTGACTACACGGCGACAGTTACAAGTAGTCAAGATGTTATTATCTATCCAAAAGTTGGCGGAACTATCATAAAGCAGTTTTTCAAACCAGGAAGTAAAGTAAAAGCGGGCGATAAGTTATTTTTGATAGACCCAGAAAAATATCAAGCTAGCTTTGACTCACTTGATGCTTCTGTTGGCGTAGCAAATGCAAATTTGAAAAATGCCGAGACCGAGTTTAAAAGAATTTCTGCCCTTTATAAGAAAAATGCAGTTTCTCAAAAAGACTATGACGCAGCAGTTGCAGCCTATGATATTGCAAATGCGAATTTAGTAAGCGCAAAAGCAAATTTAAAAAATGCGAAAATCGATCTAGGATACACGACTATTACAGCGCCATTTGACGGCGTAGTGGGTGATAACCAAGTAGATGTTGGCTCGCTTGTCGTAGCAAACCAAACAAAACTTGTAAGGCTTACAAAAATAAATCCTATTGAAGCAGAATTTTATATCGCTGATGTGGATAATCTAACTAGAAAGACAAATTTGGATAACGGCTCATGGCAGCAGCTAAATAGTGACGCTGTGTTAAGCGTCAATGGCGAAAATTTTAATGGTAAAGTAAATTTTATAGATAACGTCGTAAATACTGCAACTGGTAGCGTTTTGGCAAAGGCTAGTTTTGATAATAGTGAAGGTAAAATTTTACCAGGTGCGTTTGGCCATATAAAGATGAGCGGTTTTGTGCAAAAAAATGCCTTTAATATCCCACAAGTTGCCCTTCAACAAAGCGCTACAAACACTTATGTTTTGGTTGTAAAAGATGGCAAAGTGAGCCAAAAAAATGTAAAAATAGGATATCAAACAAAAAATATGGTAGCAGTCACTGAAGGTCTTGAAGAGGGAGATAAGATAATCGTTAATAACTTCCTTAAAATCGGAGTTGGTGCACCAGTTGAAACTGATAAAGACCTAAGTGCAGAATTTATAAACGGCAAAGATGCAAATGCTACAAGTAGCAAGTAA